In Lacrimispora indolis DSM 755, a genomic segment contains:
- a CDS encoding hemolysin family protein, with translation MDSDPGAAQIAAQILLLIALTLMNAFFAGAEMAVVSVNKNRIRMLADNGNKKAALIQKLSEDSTGFLSTIQVAITFAGFFSSASAATGISQILGDKMQVLGVPYSRSISMVIVTIILSYFNLVLGELVPKRIALQKAERFSLFAVRPIYMVSKVMAPFIRLLSMSTNGILKLLGMKTENLEEEVSEEEIRSMLQTGRESGVFNKIEEDMITSIFLFDDKRAREIMTPRQDMVAVDIKTPMELFINEIFDSRHSRIPVYEEEIDNIIGILSIKDFIIELNRNEWADIDIRTIMQKPYFIPENKKTDDLFLDMKNGKIRMAILVDEYGGVSGLITMEDLIKEIVGDIPEEYEDEEPELVEVEPNVYKAAGSISLYDLDEVLHEEIESSCDTLSGYLIEILGFIPKESQLPLEMEDDKNQYSILEMDDKVIKSVIVRIKEK, from the coding sequence TTGGACAGTGACCCAGGCGCGGCGCAGATAGCCGCACAGATTTTATTATTAATTGCTTTAACCTTAATGAATGCGTTTTTTGCAGGAGCGGAAATGGCTGTTGTATCAGTCAACAAAAACAGGATCCGGATGCTGGCTGATAACGGAAATAAGAAGGCAGCTCTGATTCAAAAGCTTTCAGAGGACTCCACCGGTTTCCTTTCAACCATCCAGGTAGCCATAACCTTTGCCGGTTTCTTCTCCAGTGCATCGGCTGCAACAGGAATTTCACAAATACTGGGAGACAAAATGCAGGTCTTAGGCGTTCCCTACAGCCGGAGCATCTCCATGGTAATAGTGACCATTATTCTGTCTTACTTTAACCTGGTATTGGGAGAACTGGTTCCCAAACGGATTGCATTGCAAAAGGCAGAACGGTTCAGCTTGTTTGCCGTACGCCCCATTTATATGGTATCAAAAGTCATGGCGCCGTTCATTAGGCTTCTTTCCATGTCAACCAATGGAATTTTAAAGCTTCTTGGAATGAAGACGGAAAATTTAGAAGAAGAAGTGTCTGAGGAAGAAATCCGTTCCATGCTCCAGACAGGGCGGGAAAGCGGTGTGTTCAACAAGATCGAAGAGGATATGATCACTTCTATTTTTCTCTTTGACGATAAAAGGGCCAGAGAAATCATGACCCCCAGACAGGATATGGTGGCAGTTGATATCAAAACTCCCATGGAGCTTTTCATTAATGAGATATTTGACAGCCGTCATTCCAGGATTCCGGTTTATGAAGAAGAAATTGATAATATTATCGGTATTTTATCCATAAAGGACTTTATCATTGAATTGAATAGGAATGAGTGGGCGGATATTGATATCCGTACCATTATGCAGAAACCTTATTTTATCCCGGAAAATAAAAAGACAGATGACTTATTTCTGGATATGAAGAATGGTAAGATCAGAATGGCCATCCTGGTGGATGAATACGGTGGAGTATCCGGTCTTATCACCATGGAAGATTTGATTAAAGAAATTGTGGGAGATATTCCGGAAGAGTATGAAGATGAAGAGCCGGAGCTGGTCGAAGTAGAACCTAACGTTTATAAAGCAGCAGGAAGTATTTCCTTGTATGATTTGGATGAGGTTCTTCATGAAGAAATTGAAAGCTCCTGTGATACGCTGTCAGGATATCTGATCGAAATACTTGGTTTTATCCCGAAGGAATCTCAGCTTCCATTGGAAATGGAGGATGATAAAAATCAATATTCCATATTGGAAATGGATGATAAGGTGATAAAGAGTGTGATTGTTCGTATAAAGGAAAAATAA
- the gyrA gene encoding DNA gyrase subunit A, with protein sequence MEPNIFDKVHDVDLKKTMEKSYIEYAMSVIVSRALPDVRDGLKPVQRRVLYSMIELNNGPDKPHRKCARIVGDTMGKYHPHGDSSIYGALVNMAQEWSTRYPLVDGHGNFGSVDGDGAAAMRYTEARLSKISMEMLADISKDTVDFSPNFDETEREPDVLPSRYPNLLVNGTSGIAVGMATNIPPHNLREVINAVIHIIDNQVEENRETTMEEILEIIKGPDFPTGATILGKRGIEEAYRTGRGKIRVRAVSDIETMANGKSRIIVTELPYMVNKARLIEKIAELVKDKKVDGITDLRDESDRSGMRICIELRRDANANVILNQLIKHTQLQDTFGVIMLALVKNSSGVLEPKVLNILQMLNYYLEHQKEVVTRRIRYDLNKAEERAHILQGLLIALDNIDEVIRIIRGSENVQAAKAELMSRFGLSDVQSQAIVDMRLRALTGLEREKLENEYKELEARIEELKAILADEKKLLAVIKEEISIISAKFGDDRRTSIGFDEYDMSMEDLIPDESTIVAMTKLGYIKRMSIDNFKNQNRGGRGIKGMQTIDQDYIEDLMMTTTHHYLMFFTNTGRVYRLKTYMIPEGSRTSRGTAIVNLLQMLPGESITAIIPMKEYDDDKFLFMATKNGMVKKTPMKEYANVRRNGLQAIVLRENDELIEVKATDDTKDIFLVTKKGQCIRFHEKDVRITGRVSIGVIGMKLNEDDQVVGMQKESQGPKLLIVSANGMGKRTPIEEFTPQRRGGKGVLCYKITEKTGDIVGAKLVQDDHDLLLITTEGIVIRISVNDISVIGRNTSGVKLMNIDQDSDITVASIAKVRDDGSKSDGEGLEELDIVDVELPEVLDDGNEEFPEEITGIDEASDEE encoded by the coding sequence ATGGAACCAAATATCTTTGATAAAGTTCATGATGTGGACTTAAAAAAGACCATGGAAAAATCGTATATCGAGTATGCCATGAGTGTCATTGTTTCCAGAGCTCTGCCTGATGTAAGAGACGGTTTGAAGCCGGTTCAGCGTAGAGTCCTGTATTCCATGATTGAGCTCAACAACGGTCCGGATAAGCCACACCGTAAATGTGCCCGTATCGTGGGTGATACCATGGGTAAATACCACCCTCACGGTGACAGCTCTATTTACGGAGCTCTGGTGAATATGGCACAGGAATGGTCTACCAGATATCCGCTGGTGGATGGTCACGGAAACTTCGGTTCCGTTGATGGAGACGGGGCGGCTGCCATGCGATATACAGAAGCCCGCTTAAGTAAGATTTCCATGGAAATGCTTGCAGATATCAGCAAAGATACCGTTGATTTCAGCCCCAATTTTGATGAGACGGAGAGAGAGCCGGATGTACTTCCGTCCCGTTATCCCAATCTTCTGGTAAATGGCACCTCCGGAATAGCCGTTGGTATGGCTACCAACATCCCTCCTCATAACTTAAGAGAGGTTATTAATGCGGTCATTCATATTATTGACAACCAGGTGGAAGAAAACAGGGAAACCACCATGGAGGAGATCTTAGAAATCATCAAAGGGCCGGATTTCCCAACAGGAGCAACCATCCTGGGAAAACGGGGAATCGAAGAAGCATATCGTACGGGAAGAGGAAAGATTCGTGTCAGGGCTGTCAGCGATATTGAAACCATGGCAAACGGAAAAAGCCGGATCATAGTGACCGAGCTTCCCTATATGGTCAATAAGGCCCGCCTTATTGAAAAGATCGCAGAGCTTGTAAAAGATAAAAAGGTGGATGGAATTACCGACTTAAGGGATGAGTCAGACCGTTCCGGTATGAGGATCTGCATTGAGCTTCGCCGTGATGCCAACGCCAATGTAATCCTTAACCAGCTGATCAAGCATACCCAGCTTCAGGATACCTTTGGTGTGATCATGCTCGCTCTTGTTAAAAACAGTTCCGGCGTTTTAGAGCCAAAGGTCTTAAATATCCTTCAGATGTTAAATTATTATCTGGAGCATCAAAAGGAAGTTGTGACCAGAAGGATCCGTTATGACTTAAACAAGGCGGAAGAAAGAGCACACATTTTGCAGGGCTTGCTCATTGCCTTAGATAACATTGACGAAGTCATCAGGATCATCCGTGGCTCTGAAAATGTCCAGGCAGCTAAGGCAGAACTCATGAGCCGCTTTGGCTTAAGCGATGTCCAGTCCCAGGCAATTGTTGATATGCGTCTGAGAGCTCTTACCGGTTTGGAAAGAGAAAAGCTTGAGAACGAATACAAGGAGCTGGAAGCCAGGATCGAAGAATTAAAGGCCATCCTTGCTGATGAAAAAAAGCTTTTAGCAGTGATCAAAGAGGAAATATCCATCATTTCCGCAAAATTCGGAGATGACAGAAGAACCTCCATCGGCTTTGATGAGTATGATATGTCCATGGAAGATTTGATTCCCGATGAAAGTACCATTGTAGCCATGACAAAGCTGGGATATATTAAGAGGATGTCTATTGATAACTTCAAGAATCAGAACCGGGGCGGCAGGGGAATCAAGGGAATGCAGACCATTGATCAGGATTACATCGAAGACCTGATGATGACAACCACCCATCATTACCTGATGTTCTTTACCAATACAGGCCGTGTTTACCGGTTAAAAACGTATATGATCCCGGAAGGAAGCAGAACCTCCAGAGGAACCGCCATTGTAAACCTTTTGCAGATGCTTCCCGGCGAGAGCATTACGGCCATCATCCCCATGAAGGAATACGATGATGACAAGTTCTTATTTATGGCAACCAAAAACGGAATGGTGAAGAAAACACCTATGAAGGAATATGCCAATGTCCGCAGGAACGGTCTTCAGGCTATTGTCCTTCGGGAAAATGATGAACTGATCGAGGTTAAGGCCACGGATGATACAAAGGACATCTTCCTGGTGACGAAGAAAGGCCAGTGCATCAGGTTCCATGAAAAGGATGTCCGTATTACAGGCCGTGTATCCATAGGTGTTATCGGCATGAAGCTCAATGAGGATGACCAGGTTGTAGGAATGCAGAAGGAATCCCAGGGGCCGAAGCTGCTGATCGTATCGGCTAATGGTATGGGCAAGCGAACTCCTATTGAGGAATTCACACCTCAGAGAAGAGGCGGAAAGGGTGTTCTGTGCTATAAGATCACGGAAAAGACAGGAGACATCGTAGGGGCTAAGTTAGTACAGGATGACCATGATCTTCTTCTGATCACCACCGAAGGAATCGTTATCCGAATTTCTGTCAATGACATTTCCGTCATCGGAAGAAACACTTCCGGAGTAAAACTGATGAACATTGACCAGGATTCCGATATTACCGTTGCCAGCATTGCAAAGGTACGGGATGACGGAAGCAAATCCGATGGAGAAGGTCTGGAAGAACTGGACATCGTGGATGTAGAACTTCCAGAGGTACTGGACGATGGGAATGAAGAATTCCCGGAAGAGATAACCGGTATAGATGAAGCCTCTGATGAGGAATAA